In Nostoc piscinale CENA21, the genomic stretch TTGAGCAACAAGTTGAGCATACACCGGAGGCTGTGGCGGTTGTATTTGAGAATCAACAACTCACCTACCACCAGTTGAATTGTCGTGCTAACTCTTTAGCTCATTACTTGCGCTCATTGGGTGTAAAACCAGATACTTTAGTCGGTATTTGTGTCGAGCGTTCTTTAGAGATGATTGTTGGGCTGTTGGGGATTGTTAAAGCTGGTGGAGCATATCTGCCACTTGACCCAGAATATCCACCTGAACGTTTGAGCTTCATGTTAGAAGATGCTCAAGTTCCAGTTTTGTTAACTCAGCAACGACTCGTTGATAAACTTCCTCCAAATCAAGCCAAACTTATTTGTTTAGATAAAGCTTGGTCAGAAATTGCCCAAAACAATCAAGATAATCCAAACAGTGGAGTTAGAGCCTTTCATTTAGCGAATGTGATTTACACTTCAGGCTCAACAGGTAGACCTAAAGGTGTGATGGTTGAGCATAAAGGATTATGCAACTTAGCTCAAGCCCAAATTCAAACGTTTGGCTTGACTGCGGATAGTCGCGTTCTCCAGTTTGCTTCCTTCAGTTTTGATGCTTCTATTTGGGAAGTTGTCATGGCTTTTGGCTCAGGTGGAACGCTTTACTTGGGAACAAAAGACTCACTATTACCAGGACAGCCGTTAATTGAGCGATTACGTGATTATGCGATTACCCATATCACCTTACCACCATCGGCACTAGCAGTTATGCCTGTGGAGAAACTGCCAGCATTGCAAACAATAGTTGTCGCTGGAGAAGCTTGTCCTGCGGAATTAATCAGGCAATGGTCTTTTGGTAGAAACTTCTTCAATGCTTACGGGCCGACAGAAGCGAGTGTGTGTGCAACGATCGCTAAATGTACCCCTGAAGATGAGAAAATCACTATAGGGAGAGCGATCGCTAACACCCAAGTTTACATCTTAGATAAGAATTTACAGCCAGTACCTGTAGGTGTGCCAGGAGAGTTACACATCGGTGGAATCGGGTTAGCAAGAGGCTACCTCAACCGGACAGAACTAACGCAGGAAAGATTCATTCCTAACCCCTTCGGCACTGGTCGTCTCTACAAAACTGGAGATTTAGCGCGTTATTTACCTGATGGCAATATTGAATATTTGGGACGAATTGATAACCAAGTAAAAATACGCGGTTTCCGTATTGAATTAGGAGAAATTGAAGCAGCATTGAGCGAACATGAGTGTGTGCAGACATCTTGTGTCATCGCCCGCCAAGATAACAGGGATAATAAACGCCTAGTTGGTTACGTAGTAGCGCATCAACACTGCCAACTCACAATGGACGAACTACGCCAATTCCTCAAAGCAAAGTTCCCAGAGTACATGGTTCCAAATGCTTTTGTGATTTTGGAGTCAATGCCACTCACTCCCAACGGAAAAATAGACCGTCGTGCTTTACCCGCACCAGATTTACAAAGCGAACGAATAGACAAATATGTAGCCCCACGTACTCCTATTGAAGAAATGCTGGCACATATTTGGGCGCAAGTTCTGAAAGTAGAGCAAGTGGGGATACATGATAATTTCTTTGAACTGGGGGGACATTCGTTACTAGCTACGCAATTACTTTCACGTATCCGCAACATTTTTAAAGTGGAACTACCATTGCGTGAGTTATTTGCCAGAGCAACAGTTGCCGAATTAGGGCATTTTATTGAGCAATTACAGCAACAGGAATTAGAACTTTCTACACCACCCATCTTAAGAAGGACAAACAATACACAATTACCACTGTCTTATGCTCAACAGCGTTTGTGGTTTCTAGACCAGTTACAGTCTTTGGGTAGCTCATATAATATGCCCCTAACTTTGCGTTTGGTGGGAAACTTAAATCAAGCTGCGCTACAACAAAGCTTACAAGAAATTATTCATCGCCACGAAGTATTACGCACTAATTTTATTAGCGTTGATGGACAACCAATTCAAGTTATTCAAACAGAAACGAATTGGTCACTATCTATTATTGACTGGCAACATCTACCAACCACCGAAAAAGAAATCGCTACACAGCAATTAGTGCAAAAACAAGCACAACAACCTTTTAACTTGGCAGATGAACCCTTAGTTAGGGCAACGTTAGTTGTACTGTCCCAGACAGAACGCGCATTGTTGGTCTTTATACATCACATTGTCTCTGATGGTTGGTCAATGGGTGTGTTTCTCCAAGAGTTAGCAGCTTTATATAATGCTTATTCTCAAGGTCAGCCGTCGCCTTTAGCATCATTGCAGATTCAGTACGCAGATTTTGCAATTTGGCAAAGACAGTGGTTGCAAGGGGATGTACTGCAAAGCCAACTGAATTATTGGCAACAACAACTAAAAGATGCACCAACTTTATTATCACTACCCACTGATCGCCCTAGAGGGGCTGTTCAAACTTATCACGGTGCTTATCAAGAGTTGACGCTATCAAAAGAGTTAAGTATTGCCCTTAAACAATTAAGTCAAAAAGAAAGTGTCACTTTGTTTATGACGCTGTTAGCAGCATTCCAAATATTGCTATGGCGTTATAGTGGGCAGGATGATATCTGCATAGGTACACCGATCGCTAACCGCAACCGTGCAGAAATTGAATCACTAATTGGCTTTTTTATCAATACTCTGGTCTTGCGTACCCGTTTAGATGGGAATCCCAGTTTTAGGGAGTTATTATCACGGGTGCGAGAAGTAGCTTTGGGAGCATACTCTCATCAAGATTTGCCTTTTGAAATGTTGGTGGAAGCATTACAGCCAGAACGGAATCTCAGCCATAACCCAATTTTTCAGGTGTGGTTTAATTTACAGAACTTGGCACAAAATGAACTAGAACTATTTGGGCTGTCTGTAAAACCTATCTTGATTTCAGAAGCGGCTTCTAAGTTTGACTTAAGCTTGTATGTTGCAGAACAAGAAGAAGGCACAACTCTGCAACTACTCTATAATGCTGACCTATTTACTTCTGAACGAATGGTGGAAATGCTGCAACAGTACCATCATTTGTTGAATCAAATTGTTGTCGAGCCTGATAGGGCGATCGCCGCTTATTCTCTTGTTACACCGCAAGCTCAACTGTTGCTACCAGAACCCACAACAGCTATACCACAACCAGAATACGAATTAGTCACTACAACCTTTACCTCTTTAGTAAATAGCAACCCAGAACTTTCAGCAGTGCGTCAAGGCGATCGCACTTGGAACTATGGCGAATTAGGCAATAAATCTCAAGCTTTAGCCAGGGTGATACTGAGTTATGGTATCGCCAAGGGTGATGTCGTCGCCGTGTACGGAAGCCCAAGTTTTGGATTGATTGCTAGTGCGATCGCTGTTCTGTTGAGTGGCGGAGTATTACTCACGCTTGATCCGCAACTTCCTATAGAACGCCAACAGCTAATGCTTCAGCAAGCACAAGCTAAATACTTACTCTACATCGACAATCAGCAACAAGAAGAACAAGAAATCTGGCAGTCTTTAACTGTTATCTATGTAAATAAAGATACAGGATTAGCCATCAGTTCTTTAGAAAGCAGTCAGACAATACCCTTACCGGAAATATCTGGTGATAATGCAGCTTATATTTTCTTTACTTCTGGTACTACTGGCGTTCCTAAAGGCGTATTGGGGTGTCATAAAGGGTTAGCACATTTTATTAGCTGGCAGCGTCAGACCTTTGGAATTAATCAAAAAGACCGCATTGCTCAATTAACAGGGCTTTCCTTTGATGTCGTCCTGAGAGATATATTTTTACCTTTAACCAGTGGTGCAACCTTATGTCTGCCAGCACCAGAGGATAAATTAGAGCCGCAAAAAATTCTGCATTACTTGGAACGTGAACAGATTTCTGTTCTTCATACAGTTCCCTCCTTGGCGCAATCATGGTTAGCTAATGTTCCCTCAGAAGTTTCTCTGCATAACTTACGCTGGTTATTCTTAGCCGGAGAACCGTTAAAGGAGACGCTTGTATTGCAATGGCGAGATGCTTTTCCTCAAGCAGGTGAAATCGTTAATCTGTATGGGCCGACAGAGACAACTTTGGCGAAGTGCTATTATCAAGTACCCAGCGAACCTGCACCAGGAATACAGCCAGTCGGAAGAACACTTCCAGAAACTCAAGCTCTAGTTTTGGGTGCAAATCAGCAACTGTGCGGTATTGGGGAACCAGGCGAGATTGTTTTACGGACTCCATTCCGCAGTTTGGGCTACATTAACGCCGCCCAAGAAATGCGCTCTCGGTTTGTTAGCAACCATTTTGGCAATGATGCTGGAGATTTACTGTACTATACAGGCGATCGCGGTCGCTACCTTCCCAATGGCACTCTCGAAATTCTCGGTCGCCAAGATCATCAAATCAAGATTCGCGGTGTACGTATTGAATTGGGAGAAATTGAGGCAGTATTAGCACAACACCCATCTGTGCATCAGACTATCGTAACTGCACCTGAAGAAAGCTTAGTGGCTTACATCATCCCCACTCAAGAAGCAACGCCTACTATCCGTGAAATTCGCCGTTTCCTCTCTACGAAGTTGCCACAGTACATGGTTCCTTCTAGTTTTGTCTTCTTAGATAAGTTGCCATTAACACCCAACGGCAAAGTAGACCGCCGCGCTTTACCAACACCTTCTAATGTTAATAACTTAGACACATTTGTCGAACCCCGTAACCAATTAGAACTGCAACTAGTACAAATTTGGTCAAAAATTCTCAAAGTTGACAAAGTGGGAGTACAAGATAACTTTTTTGACCTGGGTGGGCATTCGCTTTTAGCTCCTTACTTAATGGCTCAAATTAAGCAGCAGTTTGGTAAAAATATAAGTTTAACCAGCCTCTTTCAAAATCCAACTATTGAACAGTTGGCGACAATTTTGCAAATAGACTCGGATGATGCAAATTCGTCTTGTCTAGTTCCGATTCAACCAAACGGTTCCAAGTTACCTTTCTTCTGCCTTCCCGGTGCTGGTGGCAAGCCTTTCTACTTGTATCATTTAGGGCGTTACTTAGGAGAAGACCAACCTTTATACAGTTTTCAAGCCAACAATTTAGATGGATTAGAGCCAGCCACTCGAATTAAGGAGATGGCTAGTCATTACATTCAAGCAATGCAGACTGTTCAACCGCAAGGGCCATACTTTTTAGGAGGTCATTCTTTAGGAAGTATAGTGGCTTTTGAAATGGCGACTCAGTTGGTTCATCAAGGACATCAAGTTGCGCTACTTGCCATGATTGATATGCCAGCACCAACCACTAAAGACAAGCAAACAAGGATTGAACGGCTTGATTGGGATCATGCTAGGTGGTTGATTGAGGCGATCAAAACAGTAGAAGTTTCCTTATCAACGAATATAGATATTTCTTACGATACCCTGCGATCGCTATCTGTAGAGGAACAACTAAAACGAGTTTTACAGCATTTCAAAACGGTAAATATGTTGCCTCCTAATGCTGAAATTACACAGCTAAAAAACATCGTGCAAGCTTTAAAAGCAAACTCTCTATCTCTCATTAAATATGAACCACAACATACCTATCCCGGACAAATTACTCTTCTACGTGCCAGCGAGACTCCTCCAGAACGCTTGAATAGTAAGCTTTCTGATATTTCACAGGATTCAGTTATGGGCTGGGAGAAGTATTCTTGCGAACCAGTAGATACCCATTTTGTTCCAGGCAATCATGTCACGATGATGGCTGAACCTCACGTTCAGATTTTAGCTGAACGCTTGAAAGTTTGCATTCAGAAAGCACAAGCAAACATGGCTTTGTTGAAGATTAGTAGGAATTGAAATTTAAAGGTA encodes the following:
- a CDS encoding non-ribosomal peptide synthetase, coding for MNIEQWVADLSNQGVKLWVEGEQLRANAPKGVLTSETRNLLAQNKAEIILFLQEKNAATNTDLTLIKSDRPQNLPLSYAQERLWLLNQLEPDSPFYNEQTAIKLHGQLNTVALEQSLNKIIARHEVLRTNFRTINEQPVQVIADKLTLTVPVIDLTALPESEREIACQQIATTEANCLFDLASSPLIRACVVKLKEAEHAFILTVHHIIVDGWSTGILMRELATIYSALCNNLSPELPKLPIQYADYAIWQRQYLQKEVLQTQFDYWKHQLKNAPTLLELPTDRPRPAIQTYRGAVQYVQLSNELSQALSDLSRQEGASLFMTLFTAYVTLLYRYTGSDDILVGTPTANRDRLEIEGLIGFFVNTLVLRTDLSANPSFQELLGRVRQRILQAYTHADLPFDELVKALQPQRDLSYTPLFQVLFVLQNAPISEVKLPGLTISPLPTQSTVAKFDLTLLFQNTASGLVGMWQYNADLFDAATIERMSRHFVTLLEGIIANPKEQISQLPLLTAFEQQQLLVEWNDTRADSPFDKCIHQLFEQQVEHTPEAVAVVFENQQLTYHQLNCRANSLAHYLRSLGVKPDTLVGICVERSLEMIVGLLGIVKAGGAYLPLDPEYPPERLSFMLEDAQVPVLLTQQRLVDKLPPNQAKLICLDKAWSEIAQNNQDNPNSGVRAFHLANVIYTSGSTGRPKGVMVEHKGLCNLAQAQIQTFGLTADSRVLQFASFSFDASIWEVVMAFGSGGTLYLGTKDSLLPGQPLIERLRDYAITHITLPPSALAVMPVEKLPALQTIVVAGEACPAELIRQWSFGRNFFNAYGPTEASVCATIAKCTPEDEKITIGRAIANTQVYILDKNLQPVPVGVPGELHIGGIGLARGYLNRTELTQERFIPNPFGTGRLYKTGDLARYLPDGNIEYLGRIDNQVKIRGFRIELGEIEAALSEHECVQTSCVIARQDNRDNKRLVGYVVAHQHCQLTMDELRQFLKAKFPEYMVPNAFVILESMPLTPNGKIDRRALPAPDLQSERIDKYVAPRTPIEEMLAHIWAQVLKVEQVGIHDNFFELGGHSLLATQLLSRIRNIFKVELPLRELFARATVAELGHFIEQLQQQELELSTPPILRRTNNTQLPLSYAQQRLWFLDQLQSLGSSYNMPLTLRLVGNLNQAALQQSLQEIIHRHEVLRTNFISVDGQPIQVIQTETNWSLSIIDWQHLPTTEKEIATQQLVQKQAQQPFNLADEPLVRATLVVLSQTERALLVFIHHIVSDGWSMGVFLQELAALYNAYSQGQPSPLASLQIQYADFAIWQRQWLQGDVLQSQLNYWQQQLKDAPTLLSLPTDRPRGAVQTYHGAYQELTLSKELSIALKQLSQKESVTLFMTLLAAFQILLWRYSGQDDICIGTPIANRNRAEIESLIGFFINTLVLRTRLDGNPSFRELLSRVREVALGAYSHQDLPFEMLVEALQPERNLSHNPIFQVWFNLQNLAQNELELFGLSVKPILISEAASKFDLSLYVAEQEEGTTLQLLYNADLFTSERMVEMLQQYHHLLNQIVVEPDRAIAAYSLVTPQAQLLLPEPTTAIPQPEYELVTTTFTSLVNSNPELSAVRQGDRTWNYGELGNKSQALARVILSYGIAKGDVVAVYGSPSFGLIASAIAVLLSGGVLLTLDPQLPIERQQLMLQQAQAKYLLYIDNQQQEEQEIWQSLTVIYVNKDTGLAISSLESSQTIPLPEISGDNAAYIFFTSGTTGVPKGVLGCHKGLAHFISWQRQTFGINQKDRIAQLTGLSFDVVLRDIFLPLTSGATLCLPAPEDKLEPQKILHYLEREQISVLHTVPSLAQSWLANVPSEVSLHNLRWLFLAGEPLKETLVLQWRDAFPQAGEIVNLYGPTETTLAKCYYQVPSEPAPGIQPVGRTLPETQALVLGANQQLCGIGEPGEIVLRTPFRSLGYINAAQEMRSRFVSNHFGNDAGDLLYYTGDRGRYLPNGTLEILGRQDHQIKIRGVRIELGEIEAVLAQHPSVHQTIVTAPEESLVAYIIPTQEATPTIREIRRFLSTKLPQYMVPSSFVFLDKLPLTPNGKVDRRALPTPSNVNNLDTFVEPRNQLELQLVQIWSKILKVDKVGVQDNFFDLGGHSLLAPYLMAQIKQQFGKNISLTSLFQNPTIEQLATILQIDSDDANSSCLVPIQPNGSKLPFFCLPGAGGKPFYLYHLGRYLGEDQPLYSFQANNLDGLEPATRIKEMASHYIQAMQTVQPQGPYFLGGHSLGSIVAFEMATQLVHQGHQVALLAMIDMPAPTTKDKQTRIERLDWDHARWLIEAIKTVEVSLSTNIDISYDTLRSLSVEEQLKRVLQHFKTVNMLPPNAEITQLKNIVQALKANSLSLIKYEPQHTYPGQITLLRASETPPERLNSKLSDISQDSVMGWEKYSCEPVDTHFVPGNHVTMMAEPHVQILAERLKVCIQKAQANMALLKISRN